TCCGGAAAGCTGTTATGTCTGCGGCCCGCATTTGCCATATAATGAAGCCAGTGCCCATGATTTCATCCGTCGGGGGCAAAAGCCCACGGTGCTTTGTAATAACTGTGCTGGAAAACACTCCGCTATTATTTCGACTTGTCTTCATCTGGGCGAAAATCCCGAAGGTTACGAAAAACTCGATCATAATGCGCAGAAAAGATTGCGCAAAGTTTTGACTGAAACGATGAAGTACGATCATGCAAAAGCCGCCTCTGGCATTGATGGTTGTGGTATTCCATCCTATGCGGTGCCTTTGCAGCATATCGCCACAGGCATGTCAGTTTTTGTAAACTCCAAAGAAGCTCCGGCGCGCAAAGCCGCGTGTGAGCGCATTCTTAAGGCTGTGACCAACAATCCTTTTTTCATTTCCGGCAGTGACGAATTCGCAACAGCTGTGATCGAAAAGACACAGGGTCGAGCTATAGTGAAGGGCGGCGCAGAGGGAGTCATGGCGGGGTTTTTGCCAGAAAAGAAAATGGCCTTCGCTTTGAAGTGTGCTGACGGGGCGGGGCGCGCAACCCAACTCGCGACAGTGCAACTTTTGCTGCAATTGGGCGGCTTGACCTTGGAAGAAGCGAAGTCTCTCTCAAAATACTCACAGCCTTCAGTCACGAACTGGAAAGGCGATGTGGTCGGGCAGTTGCGGATTGCGAAGCCTACATAGTTGGAGTAATCTCTATGTATGTTTTTACAAAAGACCATTCGTAAAAGAACAGTAGTTAATGGAATTGGGATTCACTCAGGGGATCCCTGCACTCTGACCTTCAGGCCAGCTCCTCCGGATACCGGCGTTTACTTTATCCGCACGGACTTGTCAGGTTCTCCCTCTTTAAAAGTCAGCGCTAAAAATGTTCAGGCGACCTCTCACCAGACCACCATCGGTGGGGAGGCTTTTTCAGTCGCAACGATCGAACACTGTGTTTCCGCACTATCGGCTTTGCGCATTGATAATATTTTTATTGAACTCGATGGCCCTGAAATTCCAATCTGCGATGGCAGCGCCGGAGCTTTCTTAAAAGCCCTTCTCGATGTGGGTATTGTTGAGCAGGATCAACCCCGTAAGTATTGTTACATCACAGAGCCTATTTATTTTAGTGAAGGCGAAAAACACGCCTACGTCGTCCCTTATCATGGACTGCGTGTGACGGTGACCATTGATTTCCCTCATCCAAAAATCGGTAAGCAAACAGTTGATCTGGACGTCAATGAACAATCTTTCGGTCGTGATATCGCAAGCGCTCGGACCTTTGGATTCCTTAAAGACGTGGAAGCTTTACAAGCGCGTGGTTTGG
The nucleotide sequence above comes from Bdellovibrio svalbardensis. Encoded proteins:
- a CDS encoding asparaginase gives rise to the protein MFSKQPIIVEVVRGQAVESVHQVMVAVVNEGGSLLHSWGNALYLTFPRSAIKMLQAIPLIESGAADKFQLEEKHIALACASHRGEKAHLEALSQWMEKAKIPESCYVCGPHLPYNEASAHDFIRRGQKPTVLCNNCAGKHSAIISTCLHLGENPEGYEKLDHNAQKRLRKVLTETMKYDHAKAASGIDGCGIPSYAVPLQHIATGMSVFVNSKEAPARKAACERILKAVTNNPFFISGSDEFATAVIEKTQGRAIVKGGAEGVMAGFLPEKKMAFALKCADGAGRATQLATVQLLLQLGGLTLEEAKSLSKYSQPSVTNWKGDVVGQLRIAKPT
- the lpxC gene encoding UDP-3-O-acyl-N-acetylglucosamine deacetylase yields the protein MFLQKTIRKRTVVNGIGIHSGDPCTLTFRPAPPDTGVYFIRTDLSGSPSLKVSAKNVQATSHQTTIGGEAFSVATIEHCVSALSALRIDNIFIELDGPEIPICDGSAGAFLKALLDVGIVEQDQPRKYCYITEPIYFSEGEKHAYVVPYHGLRVTVTIDFPHPKIGKQTVDLDVNEQSFGRDIASARTFGFLKDVEALQARGLAKGGSLDNCVVLDNSEVVNPEGLRWVDEFVRHKALDALGDLVTLEMPLMGHVVLYKAGHDVMNKLVRKIWDSPNSYRHVELGADISEEVERYSGWSVPL